A genomic window from Winogradskyella sp. J14-2 includes:
- a CDS encoding methyltransferase domain-containing protein: MSLFIDTTHRSKDTELMDDFTMKGELLRDTLDKLGKINKWLGGNRITLKGIKQLLEGQPKDKTYTIIDLGCGHGDILRLIANFGRQNNYQFKLIGIDANQDAIDYANQLSLDYDELTFNNVDIFSDEFKRLKYDIALSTLFLHHFDEEEIRLLLQTIATNANLGIVINDLHRNKLAYGLFKLLGLAISNPMIVKDGLTSILRAFKREELKQLSKELNLKSEIRWKWAFRYQWLIKT; encoded by the coding sequence AGGGCGAGTTGTTGCGCGATACACTAGATAAACTCGGAAAAATCAACAAGTGGCTTGGTGGCAATCGTATTACATTAAAAGGTATAAAGCAATTATTAGAAGGGCAACCCAAAGACAAAACATATACCATTATTGATTTAGGATGTGGTCATGGAGATATTCTTAGGTTGATTGCCAACTTCGGAAGACAAAACAACTATCAGTTTAAACTCATAGGCATAGATGCTAATCAAGATGCTATAGATTATGCCAACCAGTTATCATTAGATTATGATGAATTGACATTTAACAATGTGGATATATTTTCTGATGAATTTAAACGCTTAAAATACGATATTGCGCTTTCTACATTGTTTTTACATCATTTTGATGAAGAAGAAATTCGTTTGCTATTACAAACAATAGCGACCAACGCTAATTTAGGCATTGTAATCAACGACTTACATCGCAATAAATTGGCTTATGGCTTGTTTAAATTATTAGGATTAGCGATTTCAAATCCTATGATTGTTAAAGATGGATTAACCTCAATTTTAAGAGCTTTTAAAAGAGAAGAATTAAAACAACTATCAAAAGAATTAAATCTCAAATCAGAAATTCGTTGGAAATGGGCTTTTCGTTACCAATGGCTAATAAAAACCTAA
- a CDS encoding enoyl-ACP reductase, translating into MKEFQDKNEWALILGGSSGLGLATAKKLAKHGMNICVVHRNSKMQEEAINAEFESIKKENIKFKSFNRDAFKPEKRETTIEELKSILGLNSKIKVLVHSVAKGNLKPMVSQENPVLKNDDFALTINAMAISLYDWTKALFEAKLFAKDTRILSFTSEGNTKAWQNYAAVSAAKVALEAITRNIALEFAPFGIKANCIQAGVTDTASLRMIPDSEKIIEHTLKRNPNKRLTSPNDAANAVYLLSKDEASWITGAVIPVDGGEHLR; encoded by the coding sequence ATGAAAGAATTTCAAGATAAAAACGAATGGGCTTTAATTCTCGGCGGAAGCTCTGGTCTGGGATTAGCCACAGCGAAAAAGCTGGCTAAACACGGCATGAATATTTGTGTTGTTCATCGTAACTCAAAAATGCAAGAGGAAGCTATTAATGCTGAATTTGAATCTATCAAAAAGGAGAATATTAAGTTTAAATCTTTTAATCGTGATGCATTTAAACCCGAAAAAAGAGAAACTACAATAGAAGAATTGAAATCAATACTAGGCCTTAATAGTAAAATTAAAGTTTTAGTACATAGTGTTGCAAAAGGGAATTTAAAGCCCATGGTATCTCAAGAAAACCCTGTTCTTAAAAACGACGATTTTGCCTTAACGATTAATGCTATGGCTATAAGTTTATACGATTGGACTAAAGCCTTATTTGAGGCAAAACTATTTGCAAAAGACACACGTATTTTGAGTTTTACAAGTGAAGGTAATACCAAAGCCTGGCAAAATTATGCAGCAGTATCGGCCGCAAAAGTTGCCTTAGAGGCTATTACAAGAAATATTGCCTTAGAGTTTGCTCCCTTTGGTATAAAAGCAAATTGTATTCAGGCTGGTGTAACCGATACAGCATCATTACGTATGATTCCAGATAGTGAAAAAATAATAGAACATACATTAAAACGTAACCCAAATAAGCGACTTACCTCGCCTAACGATGCGGCTAACGCTGTTTACTTATTGAGTAAGGACGAAGCATCCTGGATCACAGGTGCAGTAATTCCCGTAGATGGAGGTGAACATTTAAGGTAG
- a CDS encoding 4'-phosphopantetheinyl transferase superfamily protein has product MVGNDIIDLKEAKQASNWQRPRFLDKLFTLQEQQLIYKSTNQFLMVWQLWSMKEAAYKLYTQLHPSRFYKPKHFECKIDKLRGAVIFQDFKCYVETKVTSHYIMSEARLNEHKLTSHVVKFDFKNSRIQSKVLKTSLLRLIEKRFQTEGELAQVVTDEFGVPRVKFGLKEINVSLTHHGNYGAFAVI; this is encoded by the coding sequence GTGGTCGGTAACGACATCATTGATTTAAAGGAAGCCAAACAAGCTTCAAATTGGCAACGCCCACGATTTTTAGATAAACTTTTTACACTACAAGAACAGCAATTAATTTATAAGTCAACAAATCAATTTCTAATGGTGTGGCAGCTTTGGAGCATGAAAGAGGCGGCATATAAATTGTACACACAATTACACCCAAGCCGTTTTTATAAACCAAAACATTTTGAATGTAAGATTGATAAGCTTAGAGGTGCAGTGATTTTTCAAGATTTTAAGTGTTATGTTGAAACTAAAGTGACGTCCCACTATATTATGTCAGAAGCGCGTTTAAATGAACATAAGTTAACGTCTCATGTTGTAAAGTTTGATTTTAAAAACTCAAGAATACAGAGTAAAGTGTTGAAAACTTCACTTTTGAGATTAATAGAAAAAAGATTTCAAACTGAGGGTGAATTAGCACAAGTTGTAACAGATGAATTTGGAGTGCCAAGAGTTAAATTCGGATTAAAAGAAATTAATGTTAGCCTAACGCATCATGGAAATTATGGTGCATTTGCAGTTATTTAG
- a CDS encoding acyl carrier protein yields the protein MKNDELIAKLKAIVAPYIQDEEAFKNLTEETDFVKDLKINSANLVDIILDIEDEFDIRLENEDMEQMLDVKSAMAIVNTKLKA from the coding sequence ATGAAAAACGATGAGTTAATTGCCAAATTAAAGGCCATTGTGGCACCTTATATTCAAGATGAAGAGGCCTTCAAAAATTTAACTGAAGAGACTGACTTTGTTAAGGATTTAAAAATCAACTCTGCCAATCTTGTGGACATCATCTTAGATATAGAAGATGAGTTTGATATTCGTTTAGAAAATGAGGATATGGAACAAATGTTAGATGTAAAATCTGCAATGGCCATTGTAAATACTAAACTTAAAGCTTAG
- a CDS encoding beta-ketoacyl-[acyl-carrier-protein] synthase family protein, with the protein MKKRVVITGLGVVAPNGVGVSKFTEALKNGKSGITFHQELKDLNFSCQIGGIPEISEELKLKYFTELQLRSFNSSGILYGCIAGIDAWKDAGFEMHPESEIDYETGLIFGTGTSGVDKFREAIYKLDEGNVRRLGSSVVLQTMASGVSAFLSGMLGLGNQVTTNSSACATGTEAVLMGFERIQNGRAKRMLVGSCSDHGPYIWGGFDAMRVMTYKHNDFPEKGSRPMSASASGFVPGSGAGAIVLESLESALERGATIYAEVMGGEVNSGGQRQGGTLTAPNPEAVQRCIKTAVLNSGIDAADIDVINGHLTATSKDGLEIKNWTKALNRKGDAFPFINSTKSMVGHCLAAAGAIECVASIIQLQNQFIAPNINCEDLLSEIEKLVKPQCIVQQKLDFNFNVIAKASFGFGDVNTCVLFKRFIA; encoded by the coding sequence ATGAAAAAAAGAGTCGTCATAACAGGTTTAGGAGTTGTTGCACCAAATGGCGTAGGTGTTTCTAAGTTTACTGAAGCATTAAAAAATGGTAAATCAGGAATTACTTTTCATCAAGAATTGAAAGACTTAAATTTTTCATGTCAGATTGGTGGGATTCCTGAGATTTCAGAGGAATTAAAATTAAAATATTTTACAGAATTACAGTTACGCAGCTTTAATAGTTCAGGTATTTTATATGGCTGTATTGCTGGTATAGATGCTTGGAAAGATGCAGGCTTTGAAATGCATCCAGAAAGTGAAATAGATTATGAAACAGGTTTAATATTTGGAACAGGCACTTCGGGTGTAGACAAATTTAGAGAGGCAATTTACAAGCTCGATGAAGGTAATGTAAGACGACTAGGAAGTTCAGTTGTTTTACAAACCATGGCAAGTGGAGTCAGTGCTTTTTTAAGCGGTATGTTAGGACTAGGAAATCAAGTCACCACAAACTCTTCAGCATGCGCAACAGGTACAGAAGCTGTTTTAATGGGTTTTGAACGCATACAAAACGGTAGGGCTAAACGCATGTTGGTTGGCAGTTGTAGCGATCACGGACCCTACATTTGGGGAGGGTTTGATGCTATGCGTGTAATGACCTATAAGCACAATGATTTTCCGGAAAAAGGATCAAGACCAATGAGTGCCTCAGCATCTGGTTTTGTACCTGGCAGTGGTGCAGGTGCTATAGTTTTAGAATCGCTAGAAAGTGCCTTAGAACGTGGTGCCACTATTTATGCCGAGGTTATGGGTGGAGAGGTTAATTCAGGCGGACAGCGTCAAGGAGGCACTTTAACCGCACCTAATCCTGAGGCTGTTCAGCGCTGCATTAAAACCGCAGTACTAAATTCTGGTATAGATGCCGCAGACATCGATGTCATTAATGGGCATCTAACGGCGACATCTAAAGATGGTTTAGAAATTAAAAATTGGACCAAAGCCTTAAACAGAAAAGGTGATGCATTTCCTTTTATCAACTCTACAAAATCTATGGTTGGACATTGTTTAGCCGCTGCAGGCGCCATTGAATGTGTAGCAAGTATTATTCAGCTACAAAATCAATTTATAGCTCCAAACATTAACTGTGAAGATTTGCTTTCAGAAATAGAAAAGTTAGTAAAACCACAATGCATTGTTCAACAAAAACTCGACTTTAATTTTAATGTTATAGCTAAGGCCAGTTTTGGTTTTGGTGATGTTAATACTTGTGTTTTATTTAAGAGATTTATAGCGTAA
- a CDS encoding type III polyketide synthase: MAVKITSVAKQLPKYTRETKDILPYVELWLEGQEERFKRKVLKIFENAAVDKRYSIMDAEEVFLKTSFEEKNEIYITASIELAQKSLLKALNKVNLEPTDIDYIITVSCTGIMIPSLDAYLINRLKMKQDVVRLPVTEMGCAAGVSGILYAKNFLKANPNKRAVVIAVESPTATFQLNDYSMVNVVSAAIFGDGCASVIMSSYEDEVGPEIKDEAMYHFYNADHMMGFKLRNTGLQMVLDQSVPQTIADHFPKIIHPFLAKNGLKIEDIDHLVFHPGGKKIVQTVEDLFGALGKNIDDTKEVLRRYGNMSSATVMYVLERFMDRNLPKGDKGIMLSFGPGFSAQRILLEW; the protein is encoded by the coding sequence ATGGCTGTAAAAATTACATCAGTTGCAAAGCAACTGCCAAAATACACAAGAGAGACCAAGGACATTTTACCTTATGTCGAGTTATGGCTAGAAGGTCAAGAAGAACGTTTTAAGCGTAAAGTTCTTAAAATATTTGAAAATGCAGCTGTAGATAAACGGTATTCTATAATGGATGCAGAAGAAGTATTTCTTAAAACATCGTTTGAAGAAAAAAATGAAATTTACATTACAGCATCTATTGAATTAGCACAGAAAAGTTTACTAAAGGCCTTAAATAAAGTCAATTTAGAACCTACCGACATCGATTATATAATCACTGTGAGTTGCACAGGCATTATGATTCCATCTTTAGATGCGTATTTAATAAATCGCCTAAAAATGAAACAAGATGTAGTACGATTGCCAGTTACAGAAATGGGTTGTGCAGCAGGTGTTTCGGGTATTTTATACGCAAAGAATTTTTTGAAAGCGAACCCAAACAAGCGCGCTGTAGTTATTGCGGTAGAATCGCCAACAGCAACGTTTCAACTCAATGACTATTCAATGGTTAATGTTGTGAGTGCGGCCATTTTTGGTGATGGTTGCGCAAGCGTAATTATGTCGTCCTATGAGGACGAGGTTGGTCCAGAAATTAAGGATGAAGCCATGTATCATTTTTATAATGCAGACCACATGATGGGTTTTAAATTACGCAACACAGGTTTGCAAATGGTATTAGACCAATCTGTACCTCAGACCATTGCAGATCATTTCCCAAAAATTATTCATCCATTTTTAGCAAAAAACGGATTAAAAATTGAGGATATAGACCATTTGGTATTTCATCCAGGTGGCAAAAAAATAGTACAAACTGTTGAAGATTTATTTGGTGCCTTAGGAAAAAACATAGACGACACAAAAGAAGTTTTGCGACGCTATGGCAATATGAGCAGTGCCACAGTAATGTATGTTTTAGAACGCTTTATGGATAGAAACCTACCGAAAGGTGATAAAGGTATAATGCTGAGTTTTGGACCTGGGTTTTCAGCACAGCGCATTTTATTAGAGTGGTGA
- a CDS encoding 3-hydroxyacyl-ACP dehydratase FabZ family protein — protein MKVSEIITLLPYQKPFLFVDGIDTVTEDSILGHYTFKDDESFYEGHFKDNPITPGVILTECMAQIGLVCLGIYLLKEDLQNSQKPQVALTSHQMDFYLPVLPGEKVIVHSEKEVFRFNKLKCRVKMLNETGKLIARGVISGMLKA, from the coding sequence ATGAAAGTATCAGAAATCATAACACTGTTACCTTATCAAAAACCATTTTTATTTGTAGACGGTATTGATACAGTTACTGAAGATAGCATTTTAGGCCACTATACATTTAAAGACGATGAGTCATTTTATGAAGGCCATTTTAAGGATAACCCTATAACACCAGGAGTCATTCTTACAGAGTGCATGGCTCAGATTGGTTTGGTCTGTTTAGGTATTTATTTGCTAAAAGAGGACTTACAGAATAGTCAAAAGCCTCAAGTAGCATTAACATCGCACCAGATGGATTTTTATTTGCCGGTTTTACCAGGAGAAAAGGTTATTGTTCATTCAGAAAAAGAAGTGTTCCGTTTTAATAAATTAAAATGCCGAGTAAAAATGCTAAATGAAACAGGCAAATTAATAGCAAGAGGCGTAATATCTGGAATGTTGAAAGCATGA